One Sulfuriferula thiophila DNA window includes the following coding sequences:
- a CDS encoding NADPH-dependent FMN reductase, with the protein MIKILGFAGSLRKDSYNRALLLAAQKLVPDGAEIEIVDIGSFPLYNEDLEASLPAAIADFKAKLVQADAILMVTPEYNYSISGVLKNALDWASRPYGSNSFDGKPVAIMGATSGTVGTARAQYHLRQICVFLNAYVLNRPEIMVSSVADKFKDGELVDDKTKQKVREQLVALMAWTRQLHKD; encoded by the coding sequence ATGATCAAAATCCTTGGGTTTGCCGGTAGTTTGCGTAAGGACTCCTACAATCGGGCCTTGTTGCTTGCCGCGCAGAAACTGGTGCCGGATGGTGCTGAAATTGAAATCGTTGATATAGGCAGTTTTCCTTTATACAACGAGGATCTGGAAGCCAGCCTTCCGGCGGCTATTGCTGATTTCAAGGCAAAGCTCGTGCAGGCAGATGCGATACTGATGGTGACGCCGGAATATAACTACTCGATCTCCGGCGTGCTGAAAAATGCACTGGACTGGGCGTCACGCCCGTATGGCAGCAACAGTTTCGATGGCAAGCCGGTCGCCATTATGGGTGCGACTAGCGGCACTGTCGGCACGGCGCGGGCGCAATATCACTTGCGGCAGATTTGCGTGTTTCTCAATGCCTATGTACTCAATAGACCGGAAATCATGGTGTCATCCGTGGCGGATAAGTTCAAGGATGGTGAGCTGGTGGACGATAAGACCAAGCAGAAGGTGCGTGAGCAGCTGGTTGCGCTGATGGCGTGGACGAGACAGTTACACAAAGACTGA